The window TTTGGACTTTGAGACTTGACGACGCTCTGGTGAGCGGTGAGTTTCTTGGAAAATTCTTGCTGCTtgactgcttttttttttctatccgtTTCCTGGAGAGATTTTCGGTTTACTCATTGTTGATTTTGCCGTGATTGGGTTGGGCAGGGTTGATCGGCGTTGAGGAAGAGATTGGGCGGAAGGTTGTCGATGGAGCCGCCGTCTGGGATTCGGGCATCTGCCTGGAGCTTCTTCAAGTTCCTGCCTTTCTTCCTTGGCCTTCTCCTCCTGGGGATCATCAAAGGTGAAGAGAAAACACTGGTTGTATTGGTTCATCTTGTTTGGTTGCTTCTGTTTGTTTGTGCTAAGAAAGTATTGTCATGAGAGTATTAGAGGAGAACTTCACATAGCAGTGTCTCTGTAATTATGTACTGTGGAATTGTGGCGCATTTGTTAGTTTTTGATCAGAATGGCAAGCCGAAGATCTCTCTGGGTGACCCATTTGCATTTTCCTTGCATTAGGGTAGTTTGGTTGAGTGGGTTGGAATTGGAATCGCTCAGAGGATGtcattgttttcctttttccttcttttttggCTGATTAGTTAAAGTTTTTTGGATTTtagcctctctttttttttttgttctggtTCAGCTGGAGTTCGTCACTTGCACTTCATTTAGACTGATTGCAACTGTCCATTGCAAAAGGGGAATTGAAGTACGGTACTAGGTATCTGTAAATTCCAGAATGCAAAATCGTTGTACGAACTTAAATGCCTTTTCAGCATATGATCAAATACTACTTAGTAATTTTTGCCGTCCCATGTTCCCATTTTTGAACCTCAGATTCTGACTTGCAATTCCTCCCTACGTGTTAATTTTGCCTATGCAGGTGCTTTGCTCTTCCCATGGGCATGGCTTATCATGATGATCGGAATCTCTGCACTCGTTCTTGGCTTATGGCCTATGCATGTGATCTGGACATACTACTGCATCATCAGGTTTAGGATTCACAACTCAGTACAGATCCGTTCCAAAGAGAATTACCACATAATTATGAAAACTGTACTTATATATGCTTGTCATCTTTTTTTCGGAAAGCAGATCCAAGCTTGTCGGGCCTGTTGTAAAGCTGCTTCTTCTTGTCGCCGCATCTGTGATTTTAGTCTTATGGCTCATTGTCGGGATCGTGGGAAGTGTCCTAATTGGTGTGGTGTATGGTTTTCTCGCTCCAGTAATGGCCACATTTGATGCAGTtggagaaggaaaagaaagaccacTATACCACTGTTTTGTGGTACATTTTCCTTTTCGTTGATTTACTCTGGCATTTTCCTTGTTCTTACTTCTAAAGATTTATTCCTTCGAAAAAATAACTTCTCAAGTTCTACATCGGTATATGCAACTTGAAATGCAGGATGGAACATGGAGTACTATAACAGGAAGCTGTACAGTAGTTAGGGACCTGAAAGATTTATTATTGCATTCATATTTTTCAATAATGGATGACCTTCGTTTTCATGCACCTCCTGGAGGAGAGCCATATGAAATAAGGTTTGTTTTCTCCTTTCAAGGTTGCATTTTATTGTCAGGACATGGAATCTTCATCTAAGATTCTAACAGTGCAACCTTCTCATGAATTCAGTTATTGTTTTTGCTATCTGGGACCTTTGTTCTTACATGCATGAATAATTAAGGTTTGCAATAGATTTTGAACTGAAACCTTAATTTACAATGATATGTGGGAGTTTTCCCTCATAAATTTAACTTCACCACGCTACAATTTCAAAATTGGTGCTGTTTATATTTATTTCTGAATGCCCGCCTTGATCTTATTTTCTTGAAGAATTCCATATAACAAAGTCAAATAATACTTCTACATCTCCCAGAGTGCTTGACATTCCTGGTGCATTATTCGCTGCTGCGTGTGGATTTCTAGTGGATGGAATAATGTTCACACTAATTGCCTTCTACAAGTTCCCTGTGATGCTTTTCAAAGGATGGAAGCGGCTGATCGAAGACTTAGTCGGCAGGGAAGGACCTTTCCTGGAGACAGCTTGTGTGCCATTTGCTGGTCTTGCTATTCTTCTGTGGCCATTTGCTGTTTTTGGAGCTTTTCTAGCCTCCATCATCTCCAGTATTCCTTTAGGTGCTTTTGCTGCTGTTGTGGTTTATCAGGTAGCCACTTGCTGAccgtgaatatttttttttcacttctaGTATAAATTGATCTGTCTGAGGTGAATTCATGAAGCCTAACCATGTCTCTGTGCCAGGAATCCTCGCTTATCATGGGACTAAATTATGTAATATCATCAGTGGCCATCTTTGATGAATATACAAATGATGTGCTTGACATGGCACCAGGATCCTGCTTTCCCAGGTATGCACGATGCTCTTTATGTTTTGAATCCTCCTTGTCTGAATGATACAAGCTAACTCTAACATTCTATTACTAGGTTTAAATACCGGAAAAATGAAGCTTCGACAGAGGGTGGTTCATTATCAAGGCCTGCCTCATTTAAGGACAAGCAAGACGGGAAGAAAGCTCCATCACGTGTTACATCGTTTAAGGGCAGCTTTGATGAGTTCAATCCATTTAAGGTGATCTCTTCTAGGCTAAAATTGGCAGATTTTGTTGAATCATTCTACTATATTAGGAGGGGCAACACCTGTTCAGACTTCTAGAGATTACACTATCCTGCTCGATCGTCCCATTTTCACTTCTCATTTGCACATCCCATGAAAGTCTGCTTTAGACTCGTGCAAATCTGTCTGATTGATtttttgaatgaaaaaaaaaatatctgatTGATATTATGATTTAGTTGCTAGATCACCTGTTTGAGGAGTGTAAGCACCGTGGAGAGGTTCTGGTTGCTGAAGGAGTGATAACACCAAAAGACATTGAAGAAACAAAGTCAGGAAAAATCGGGATTGGAGTACTTAATGTTGGTTTGCCGGCATATGTTATTCTTCACGCACTCATTAGATCTGCAAAAGCTAATTCTGATGGCCTAATTTTAAGTAAGTAATAAAATAGTTTTTCATATTCGAAAACAGGTGCTATGACTTTGCTTGACTCACCTTTTGAAATATTATGCAGGTGATGGTTCTGAAATAACATCTGATAACAGGCCTAAGAACACAATCTTTGATTGGTTCTTTGATCCTCTGATGGTCATCAAAGAGCAAATAAAAGCCCAGAATTTTACAGAAGAGGAAGAAGCATACCTCAAGAAGCGAGTGCTGCTGACCAGTGATCCGAAGCGCCTCAAAGAGGTTGTTCCTCATCTGCCATCATCACTGAATGAGCGAAAACAAGCTGAAATCGACGCACTTTCCCGGAGGTACTTCTGTTCATCACCCTTCCTGTTTTTTACCAActaaagttcttttttttctaatctgtTTTTAATCCTATGCAAGATTGCAAGGAATCACAAGGTCGATATCAAGGTACCCAACGGCCAAGCGTCGTTTCGACGACCTTGTCAGATCACTCTCGGAAGAGCTCGAGAGGACAATGGGTGGCAGCCAATCTGGCAGTGTGTCCCAGATGCAGAAACTGAGAAGCGGCATCAGCCGAATGCTCAGCCAGAGATCCATGGGGAAGAGGACGAGCAACCGTGGTGATGATCGGGAGGCGCAGTTGACAATTGATCCCTAACATCTCCAGAAAGTTCAGACAGAATTTCTTCGTCGTCTTTCTAGAGCTACTTTAGCTGTCTTGATTTGTACAGAACTGTTTAGACCGGTGTATGAACTAATTCTAACCACTCTTGAATGAAATGGATGTTGCAAGATTCTGTGTTTTTGGAATCAAGCCCACACATCTTAGAATAATCGGTGCCCCCAAATACGATGCCACCTGGCAAGTAGATTAGTAGTAGTATGCCTTTGCATATTCATTGTGCTTAATCTCTACTTTGGACTTGTTCCTGGAATGAGTAGAATCTGGAATTCTGGATAGACCCTGTCTGCTTGAAAGGAACGCCATCTCAAGAAGAAGCTGTATCCCCAACAATacgggaaaaagagagagaataatTCTGAAAGGCATACTCAAATTTTTCGAGTTAATTTCAGTTCTTTGAAATCTGGCGTTACAGTAGGAAATCAAGGACTACAGGTTCATGTTTCATAATCAGTGGAAGGAATATAACTCACGATCTAAACACTGGGAATGTAATGTATCTATGAAGTTGTACAGCGGAGCCACGTACTTGTCCAACATGCTCAGGAAACAGTAAAATCTCAAACAAGAATGACTAATCTGAAGCATCACTGCGCTTTCTTCTTAGCATCTTTGGCTTGCCCCTTCTTGCGGATCTTGATGCACATTCCCAGGCGAATGCTGTCAATGAGTGACTCGGGGAGAATGGAGATCAGGAACCACATTACAGAGTGTGGCCAGTACGGTGTGCACCTCGGCTCATAGCCTATGTGACGAATGGCAGCACGGGCGTAGGTGTCCGCGGATGGGACAAAGAACGAGGATTTCCTGATAGAGGCCATCTTTGTTGCCACATACAAGGGCACCTGAACAGATCACAAGTCATTTAAGTGTGCAACAGTTCATATAGAAGAAAGAACAGTATCTATAGTAACAACAGGCAGGGAAATTATTCAgatgtttctttctttcttttttttgttggacCACCAAGTACACTCAGGAGACTTCACACTACTGAGGTGCTCTTTGTTTCTCATTTACATATGCAATTTATCTAATAAtctattttctttttgaatCAGGAAGGGGCATTTTAGATAACTAAATTTTCACATGACAGATAAGGTTAAAAGTAGGGACAGCTCAGtaatcagtaaaaaaaaaaagaaacgatcttaaaaaataaagtagATGATGAGAAAATAATGGTTTTATTTGAGAAAGCCTTTGTCGGCATTTGGTTGCATCTATGTGCATTATGCAATGATTTATCCTTAGCAGTCTTACCAACTTCAGAAACACTCTAGTTAATTTAGAGAACATATTGTATAAAGCTTCTACCATAATATATACAGGAGACCGATTAAGACAAGTGGTGTATTCTgttttttgtttgaaatttcAGTTGCTGACAAGAGATATGTAGGAAAAACCAAACAAGCACTTAGGTGATTATGGCCATAAAAGGTTATAGTCTTAGATAACCAAACGTTCTAATACAAGGAAAATCAGATGTTGAGCTTGCAAGAACCGCATAATGGAGAGATACTTTGAGAAACAGAAACTAGTAATTACCTGGCATTGCACATCAATACCCTTGCTCTTGTACTCAACATAAAGGCATCTTGAGAATTGGTCAACGTAACTGAGAAACAAAAATTTATTAGTCTCAGTCCTATGTTAGCTAACATAGGTAGAttgaaatgaagagagagagagagagagagagagagagagcatcaCTGTTCTCTCCAGCAGAATTAACAATTCCTATGAAATTGTAGGAATATATATGCTAGTAATACATGTTAATGTGTTCAATTTGCATGGAAATGGGCAAACTTGCATTAAGTTGTAGAGAGTACACAAGTTTATACAGAAACAGCttcaactaaaaaaatatacatgagGAGAAATGGTGACTTTATTCATCTTTCCCCGCTATGTACCTCTGCATAATGCCAAGATTTACGCACAGAAAAAAGGGAGAAATGATCCAACTGTTCATACGTGCGCGTGGTTTGCTAGCATATTTTTTACTCCTACATGATTGTGCTAGTGTGCTGCAATATTTCTTGGTCTTGGACTCAAGATGAGCCATATCCCATGAGAATAGACCCACCAGGTACTCCAGTTTTCAAAGCATCTAGTTACTGTAACAAACCCGTCAGAAACAACTGCAAGTGATTTTATTAATATACTATGGCATGTTAAAAATAAGCAATTCACATTCTTCTAATTCACTAACAGACCGCTGACTGATTTCACAACAGATCTGACCACAACTTCGGCATATCACAAGCTAAAAAGGCACTAAATGATGTACTATTCCAGTCTCCAGCTACTTCTGGATTGGCACCAGAATCTGATACGGGTGTGACATCAGAATTTCAAAACTAACAGCTCACACCAAAAGCGCTCGGTTTCCCTATTCAAACCCCAAAATCTTCCTAATAGGTTGGAAAATCAAGTAGTGAAGTAACAAGTATTTGCACTACCGCCATCTATCATCAGGAACATTCAGATAAATTAAAGCACCGCATCTAAACTTAACTATACTTCAGAACACAGAGCAAACTAGCAAAGTGGTTGTGAACTTGCAATTAGGGGATACAAGAACACGAGGGAGAGCTCACGCTTTGGTGGCGGCGTAGACGGAGTAGAGCGGATCGGACGGCATGACGGAGGAGGAGCCGGAGCCGATGTTGACGATGGCGCCGCGCTTCCTCTCCACCATGGCCGGGAGCACGGCGTGCGTGACCCGCGTGAGGCCCTCGACGTTGACCCGGATCAGGGTGCGCATGAGCTCCTCGTCCACCTCGTGGAGGTAGCGGGCGTACGGGTACGAGACACCGGCGTTGTTGACGAGCACGCCCACCTCGAGCCCACGGATGGCCTCCCTGAGCCCCTCCAccccggcggcgaggccgtcggCGGCGAAGTCGAGCACGAACGTCCGCACCTCCACCCTGGGGTACCTCCCCCTGATCTCCTCGGAGACCGAGGCCAGCTTGTCGGGGCTCCGGCCGACGAGGACGAGGCCGAGCCccgaggcggcgaggcggaacGCCATGGCGCGGCCGATGCCGTCGGTGGCGCCCGTGACGACCGCCCAGGCGCCGTAGCGGCGGCGCAGGGGCTTCCCCGGGCGGAGGAACGCGGCGTAGAGCCAGAGCgcgaggcggagcgcggcgcgggcggcggcgaggaggccgacgCCCGCCAGCGCCAGCGCCCACGCCGGCTGCGCGCGGAAGAACTCGGCGTGCGCGCACGTGCCGGCCATGGCGTGGCTGGCGGCGGCTCGCGCGAGGATTTCGGGGGGAGCGGAGAAGAGAGATGTGCTGATGCTGATGAGTTCGATCCGGCGCGGTGCGGAAGCGGTCAGAGCTATATTAGCTGGGAACGTGGGGTTGGTGGAACCGGTGCACCATCCAGGGTGATCTGCTGGAATACCGTTGCACGCTGGCTTTGAGTTGGTGAAAGACCCAAAAAGAGGCTACTCCATCTATTTCATATTAAAtcgtttatttttttctcaaactttttaaaatttgatcaagtttatagaaaaatatagtagtatttttaacacaaaataaacatattatcaaatttaatgttaattaattaaatagaaAAACCACTTAACAGTATTCCATAGGCACAGGATAACTACTGCCACTAAATTTCTAACTCTCACTCCTCACACCATCTATTCAACCTTATCCTCTCATCACTTTCCCTtccatctcctctctccctctctctccttctgaCTAGCACCCTCATGGAGCACGGAGGCAACGGCGGCAACTGGCCTTGCAGGGTGGCGCGTCGAGCGTGGAGGAAGctgccatcaccgccgccgccattgctgctGGTGGAGGCATGGGCGGAGTAGAGGAGAAGATCGTGAAGCTGTTCGTGGGGTAGGTGCCCAAGCACATGATGGAGGCGGAGCTGCTCACCACATTTCAGGAGGTGGCCATCGTCGACGAGGTCACCGTCATCAAGGACAAGAGACCTCTTTGTGATCTGTACACCCAGATCTAGGCTCGCGACCTCCAAGCTCAGGTGTTGTCTTGTTCTGTGTTTGATTTTGGGTTCTACATGTTCTATGGGTGATTCTACAGCTATGATGACTTATTCATGGTATTGATTTCCTTTATTAATTTTATTCAACTCTCTCTTGATAAACATATGATTTTTGGTTCTTTATTGCCGTGATACTTTAGTGGTATCATGATACTTTGGTACATGTAGGTATCATGTTTGATATCCAGGTATCAGACATGGTACCAGTAGGTACCATACTTAGTACCTATGGTATCATGGCTAGTACCCATAGGTATCAGACCTGGTACCTGCAAGGTATCAAGTATCAGACCTAGTACCGAGCACCTGTAAGGCATCAGGTATCATGGCTGGTTGCGAGGTATCAAGTATCAAGCACGACACGTGTTCTCTTGTCTTCTGCCTTACCTAGACTCGATCCTTGTCTCCTATTTGCTGTCGCAACCAAAGTCCTCCTCTCCTGCTCTGGCTGGGGGGAAGTCTTCCTAGGAGTAGTTGCAGGCGGCGCCAGCGAGGTATTGCGTGCAAAGCAGGGTTCTAGCTGGTTGGAGGAAGGAGCACTCCTGCTCGGAGTAGTCacggcggcagcgccgccggcgaggtttcGCACGCGGAGGCGCGTGATACCGAGCCGGGTTTTGGCTGGGGTGGAATCGCGTGGACAGTGTGGTCctcggtcaaaaaaaaatatgtcggGGGATTTAGTTATCCCGTGACtaccacgttgcaacagaaTCCCGTAGGGTAGCTGCCctcttaataaaattaatttgatattttagatgttgctaaatttttctgtaaacttggtcaaacttaataaaatgtgattatgaaaaaaagttatacgacttataatatgaaacggatagaGTAAATAAATTGTGAAGTTATTCGATTTAAATACAATGAAAGAATAAAGTTTTATAATAAAGTATAGTAGGTAAGTACACAGAAAAGCACAGGGTGGTATATATGGCGGTTAGAGTCATGGATCTATTACTCCCTCGTCGGAACCGGATCCTCTGACGTTGGGAAAACTACGTCAGAGGGCAGTAGCTCTTCGATCCACCATCCCCCAAGCATCCAACGCTCCTGATGAATAGCGCAATGTGGTCCTCATTTGCAGCTGCACTTGTTCACTCGTGAGGGGGAAATATCGGCGATGCCGGGTGCCGCTACTTGCTCGCCACCGTCCACCGCGTCACCAGCTGCTACTCCTCTCTTGTCGCCATTCATCACGCTGTCGGCTGCAGCGTCTCTCTTGCCGCCGCTGTTTGGGCACCGCAGTCCGCCATCTGCCTGGCCATGGCCACTCCGGACTGCTCTACAGATTGCAGGTTCATCAACACTTGTGTGTGCGTCTGGCTTCTGCATCAGGCATGAAGCAGCCGTCGATTCATTCCCTGTGTAGGTGTGTAACTCATCAACATCATTTGTGGAAACTTCACTTTCTTGCCGACCATGTTGAAGAGTGACTAGCATGGCGGGTTGTTGGACCTCGCAGGCGGCGCCCTCGGCGATGAGACCAAGCAGGCGGAAGCGTCACCTATGCCCtcagcgtcggcggcgacgactgaaTGGTCTTCTGGGTTGAAGATGGAGAACGGACTGGCACTACGAATGATTGGTGCCGTCGGATGCGCTACGCACGGTGATCCCGCCTTGAACGTCCCTCTGACGTAGAGGCTTCTACGTCAGAGGATCTCGTTCCTCCTCCGTCAGCTTGAATTCTATTTCCTGCGAATGTTGGGCATATTTGCGAGCTGAAACGCACCTGATTTTtgaaatgatttttctagttAGGGATTTCTGGATCTCCATATGATAAGAGACACATCCGTGGGTGTGGATGCGATTGCGAGTATTGTGTGTGTCTTTTAGTTTAATCGGGAGAATATTTATAAGagaaaatttaagaaaaaaggGAGTATCATTGACAGACACCTAATTCTAagccatcgacaagtgtgaaTTTCATGCAATGTCATCGTACAAGTAACTTTGTATTACAAATACCATCGTTATTAGGATTCTGCTAGCGATCCTCCGTTAATTGTTATAGGATGAACAATGTATTTTACATTGGATACATTGTAAAATACATCCTATAAAATAGAAATGTTGTAAGAGAAATGTTGTCTAATGTCAATGGATAACGGCAATCTTTACATTGGATAGAAGCATGGGATAGCATGACACCACCACGAGTTAACCACAAAAGCAGAGCCATGAGCTTTATATTGTTTGACCACACTCTTTAAGCATGATAAAATGCGTCTACTGAACTACGTATGCACTAAACCACTTACCAGTTTGGTGCACCTACATCTAAAACTAAACTAGACTAAACTCTTATCCAGCACAGTTACTACTTTACAAATTAAAAGAAGAAAAGACACATCAGACTATTTAGTATTCACCACATATTACATAAGGAACCATGAAAATTCAGGAATTTGGTCTTTGAATCTGCtgaagatgaaaattaagtgtttcacgtaaaacgaggttgtaataatgtgtgattaattgagttttaattattacaaacttgaaaaatggattaatctgatattttagagcaactttcatatagaaagttttcacacgaaacgcaccgtttagcagtttgaaaagcatgccacaagtatccaaaatttaaacCTATTTATAGAGTATTTGAACGGGGTAAAAGATATTCTTTCTAgatcttaaaaaagaaaaaagtaatgAGTTACCGTCGTCTCACGGTTTGACAGTTACCACGGTAATCGAGTAGTTAAAAAAAACCATACGGTTATACCGTGATTTCGAAAACTGAAAAGGTTACTGCAAGTGATAATTGTCCGATAACTGTTCGGTGTTGTAAACCGTACGGTTGGGAGTCAGGATCAGCGGTTGCAACCAAAGTTACAAACCGGTCCATGGCGTGCGTGGTGCACTGCACGGGGAGCGCATTGGCAAGTGCGAAGGGGACAAGACGGATTGGGCTTGGAGCGGTTGGGGTTTGGCGAGCTGAAACTGAAGTGAGCTGAAGGAGGAAGGCGTCATCGGCTCATCGCGGTCACAGACGGCAGGCGGAATATGGAACAGACAGATCGATCAATCCCAACCATGTTAGTGTTTCCtattggatcacctaggtttagatctagtcgggtggttctatttgcgaTGGATGATTGAACAACAATAGAGAATAAGGgaaagggtttagggatgtgaccGGTTGACGCGTTGGATGAAGAGGAAGTCCcagccatcgtcgttgtcgtcgctctgcttgacgtgggcggcggcggcgatggcggtcgtgacggcgacggtgctgcgcggcagtggtggtcgtaggggatcccggcgaggtcgtggcgcggcggtggagtcttcccgtcactggctgcgccccctcgatcggttagggtttatggggtggagtggcggcgacggcgacgaacctcgttccTTGTGTCGTTATGccgtcccgtcctccacccctctttatatggcacagtgtgacggggcccaccagccattgggctgggcgcccccgatcagggcgcgggtcaaggcccccttgagccgttgggctcaaggggagggagatccatctaacattctcccccttgatctcactatttcctttagctttttctattccatcacagatttacatatagagcatgtttcatcgtcacggttaattaccgatggattcgacagccactatacacatctctattcagaaacagatactttaacttttgggccctatagtccaggattcataaggcttcccttaaaacccatgcatgctacatgttccttgaacatgttgggaggtaggcctttcatgagcggatccgcgagcatcctttctgttcttatgtgctcgagactgattgtttgatcccggactttgtctttcacaacatagtactttatgtcaatgtgtttggcagcaccacttgactaaTTGTTGTGAGAGTACATTACTGTGGGTTCTTTatcgcagtataactttagtggtttctcaatactatcaaccacctttaaaaccgggtatgaacttcattagccagttcacctgccccgtAGCCTCATggcatgctataaactcggcatacatggtagaccctgcagtggtagtctgttttgagcttttccatgaaatagctcctaCTGTCAGGGTAAACATGTATCCCGATGTtaactttgtattatcttttgcaaagtcagaatTCGAATACCCCACTATGTGGAGCGATTCTGCTTTTCTGTAAGACATcatgaggccttttgttccttgcaatcACGCAAGACTTTCTATACCAATTTCCAGTGCTCTAGGCCTGGATTACTTTGAAATCTGCCAAATAAcccggtaacaaatgccaagtcaggtcgtgtgcacacttgcgcgtactgtaggcttcctacagttgacgcatatggctttgttttcattttattgagctcatactgatttctgggacattgcgatgccccatacttttcgcctttgactataggagcaggtgtagcactgcatctgtacatattgaatttcttcaacacattttctatatatatatgccttttgagaaaatcccaatgcatactttgttctatttcggtgaatctctatgcccaaaacatatgaagcctcaccgaggtctttcatgtcaaagtttgaggacaagaatttctttATTTCCTGCAGTAGATtgacatcactactagccagtagaacgtcatctacatacagaattaggaaaatgAGTCTCCCATTCTTAACTTTGAATCAATACAGTTGTCCTCTACATTCTCTTGAaaacccaaatttctttattgttccatcaaacttcaagtagCATTGTCTCGAAGCTTTGCTTTAACccataaatggatctctttaTACGGCATCCCATATTTTCGTTTCATTTCATGACGAAACCTTTCGGTTGTGCCATGtatactttttttcttcaaatcacCATTTAGAAATTCCgtttttacatccatctgatgtaattccaaatcataatgtgccactagtgccattataatcatgaaggaatctttacaagagactggagaaaatgtctcattgtaatcTCTTTTCTTTGCGTGAAAACTGTTGCCACAAGTCGcactttaaacttttctatattccctctggagtcatatttgattttgtagacccatttacagcctactgttttggctcctttaggaatttcttctaaatcccagacatcatttaatttcattgatttcatttcatctttcatggcttctcatggcctcttcatatgagatgggatcatcctccatatgcgaCTCTTTCAGGCCTTCTAGGGGCCTCCTATTCTGGCACATTATCTGTTTGAG of the Oryza sativa Japonica Group chromosome 2, ASM3414082v1 genome contains:
- the LOC4329873 gene encoding very-long-chain 3-oxoacyl-CoA reductase 1, encoding MAGTCAHAEFFRAQPAWALALAGVGLLAAARAALRLALWLYAAFLRPGKPLRRRYGAWAVVTGATDGIGRAMAFRLAASGLGLVLVGRSPDKLASVSEEIRGRYPRVEVRTFVLDFAADGLAAGVEGLREAIRGLEVGVLVNNAGVSYPYARYLHEVDEELMRTLIRVNVEGLTRVTHAVLPAMVERKRGAIVNIGSGSSSVMPSDPLYSVYAATKAYVDQFSRCLYVEYKSKGIDVQCQVPLYVATKMASIRKSSFFVPSADTYARAAIRHIGYEPRCTPYWPHSVMWFLISILPESLIDSIRLGMCIKIRKKGQAKDAKKKAQ
- the LOC4329872 gene encoding uncharacterized membrane protein At3g27390, translated to MEPPSGIRASAWSFFKFLPFFLGLLLLGIIKGALLFPWAWLIMMIGISALVLGLWPMHVIWTYYCIIRSKLVGPVVKLLLLVAASVILVLWLIVGIVGSVLIGVVYGFLAPVMATFDAVGEGKERPLYHCFVDGTWSTITGSCTVVRDLKDLLLHSYFSIMDDLRFHAPPGGEPYEIRVLDIPGALFAAACGFLVDGIMFTLIAFYKFPVMLFKGWKRLIEDLVGREGPFLETACVPFAGLAILLWPFAVFGAFLASIISSIPLGAFAAVVVYQESSLIMGLNYVISSVAIFDEYTNDVLDMAPGSCFPRFKYRKNEASTEGGSLSRPASFKDKQDGKKAPSRVTSFKGSFDEFNPFKLLDHLFEECKHRGEVLVAEGVITPKDIEETKSGKIGIGVLNVGLPAYVILHALIRSAKANSDGLILSDGSEITSDNRPKNTIFDWFFDPLMVIKEQIKAQNFTEEEEAYLKKRVLLTSDPKRLKEVVPHLPSSLNERKQAEIDALSRRLQGITRSISRYPTAKRRFDDLVRSLSEELERTMGGSQSGSVSQMQKLRSGISRMLSQRSMGKRTSNRGDDREAQLTIDP